One window from the genome of Cardiocondyla obscurior isolate alpha-2009 linkage group LG04, Cobs3.1, whole genome shotgun sequence encodes:
- the Tsr1 gene encoding pre-rRNA-processing protein TSR1 homolog, which translates to MNAKQETHRPGALKQSNKQHKTGRHRSKGAIQNAIKGKQNVIGKPSKRFEKDVRKDARRNQMLQHRKMKREQVLEQKRNIGGFSSAPILICVIPLQSKMDIKNIVSVITNADENANIATSPNGITHISIPRLKQRFSIIVPPINDILTTLDAAKIATTILFVTSVVNRANNDAQTEIIDDWGKEIIISILAQGLPSTIVAVHNLQTLHIKKRQEYKQSVQRAISKWLPEEKVLELDTSMDCLNMLRRAGSQKQRNLFYKDVRPYLLAEQVSFECDGDSIEFGTLMVSGYLRGTTPLSVNDLVYISGFGNFQMSHIKTLADPYLIGHIDRNKYSSGDKMNVERSNQAEIILTADPEKQESLESEYFHDPMDAEQTWPTEEELAEATINRNKKIVKTVPKGTSEYQAAWIPDEDGESLGTCSENELDDNMSVEEARSEAASSNDLEDDEQYETITISEAPMDEERYDQEIDMLEEKQAMENFKEAKLDAQFPDEVDTPQTILAKMRFQKYRGLESFRTSPWDPKENLPVDYSRIVEFADYDCRRKRIYKERKDIEGVRPGSYIQVSIIHVSREAFTAFAAIENKPLIMITLLPYEQKMSLLNVVLKQSGNYTRAIKSKERLIFQCGFRRFAACPIFSQHTNGVKHKYERYFHPDSTVVASMFAPVTFSPCPVLCYIESKSGSLELVATGSVLSCNPNRIVLKRVVLSGHPYKVNKRSVVVRFMFFNREDIEWFKPIQLRTKYGRRGHIKEPLGTHGHMKCVFNGQLKSQDTVLMNLYKRVFPKWTYELINK; encoded by the exons ATGAATGCGAAGCAAGAGACGCATCGACCAGGTGCACTCAAACAATCCAacaaacagcacaaaacgggAAGACATCGGAGTAAAGGTGCCATCCAAAACGCTATCAAAg GAAAACAGAACGTTATCGGAAAGCCGTCTAAACGTTTTGAAAAGGACGTTCGAAAAGATGCGCGAAGAAATCAAATGTTGCAACATAGAAAAATGAAACGCGAGCAAGTACTTGAGCAGAAGAGAAACATTGGTGGATTTTCTTCAGCTCCCATCCTAATCTGTGTTATACCATTGCAAAGTAAAATGGATATAAAGAACATTGTGTCTGTTATAACTAATGCAGATGAAAATGCTAATATTGCCACTAGTCCAAATGGTATTACCCATATTAG CATACCAAGATTGAAACAGCGATTTTCTATCATTGTACCACctataaatgatattttaacaACATTAGATGCAGCAAAAATTGCTACCACGATACTTTTTGTAACTTCTGTTGTGAATCGGGCAAATAATGATGCGCAAACAGAAATTATAGATGATTGGGGCaaggaaattattatatctatCCTTGCTCAAGGTTTACCTTCCACAATAGTTGCTGTGCATAATCTTCAGACACTTCATATTAAA AAACGTCAAGAATATAAACAATCTGTACAACGTGCAATTTCAAAATGGCTTCCTGAAGAAAAAGTGCTTGAGTTGGACACTTCTATGGATTGTTTAAATATGTTACGACGCGCTGGATCgcaaaaacaaagaaatttattttataaagatgtaAGGCCATACCTTTTAGCTGAGCAAGTTTCCTTCGAATGTGATGGA GATTCTATTGAATTTGGAACTCTCATGGTTAGTGGATATTTACGAGGCACAACACCGTTATCGGTCAATGACTTGGTTTATATATCAGGCTTTGGAAACTTTCAAATGTCACACATCAAAACATTGGCAGATCCATATTTAATTGGACACATTGACCGAAACAAGTATTCGTCTGGTGATAAAATGAATGTAGAACGAAGTAATCAAGCTGAAATAATTCTAACTGCTGATCCAGAAAAACAG GAATCCCTTGAAAGTGAATACTTTCATGATCCAATGGATGCTGAACAAACATGGCCTACAGAAGAGGAATTGGCTGAAGCAACAAtcaacagaaataaaaaaattgtaaaaactgTGCCAAAAGGCACTTCCGAATATCAAGCTGCATGGATACCGGATGAAGACGGAG AGAGTCTCGGTACATGTTCAGAGAATGAATTAGACGACAATATGTCTGTGGAAGAAGCCAGATCTGAAGCAGCTAGTAGCAACGATTTGGAAGATGACGAACAATACGAAACTATTACGATATCAGAGGCGCCAATGGATGAAGAGCGTTACGATCAAGAGATCGATATGCTTGAAGAAAAGCAAGCTATGGAAAATTTCAAAG AAGCAAAATTGGATGCACAATTTCCTGACGAGGTGGATACACCTCAAACCATTTTGGCTAAGATGAGATTCCAAAAATATCGAGGTCTCGAATCATTTCGCACTAGCCCATGGGATCCAAAAGAAAATCTTCCCGTGGATTATTCGCGTATAGTTGAATTTGCTGATTACGATTGCAGACGAAAGCGCATTTATAAAGAACGCAAAGATATCGAAGGTGTCAGA CCGGGAAGTTACATACAAGTTTCTATAATTCACGTTAGTAGAGAGGCTTTTACAGCATTTGCcgcgatagaaaataaaccATTAATAATGATCACTTTACTTCCATACGAGCAAAAAATGTCTCTTTTAAACGTTGTCTTGAAACAATCGGGCAATTATACACGAGCTATCAAGTCGAAGGagagattaatatttcaatgcGGATTTAGACGATTTGCGGCATGTCCTATATTTAGTCAGCATACTAATGGTGTTAAGCATAAG tacgAGAGATACTTTCATCCCGATAGCACTGTCGTGGCTAGTATGTTTGCACCGGTTACTTTTTCACCGTGTCCAGTTCTATGTTACATTGAAAGTAAGAGTGGCAGTCTG GAATTAGTTGCAACTGGTAGTGTGTTATCTTGCAATCCCAACAGAATTGTCTTAAAACGTGTCGTTTTGAGTGGCCACCCGTACAAGGTAAATAAGAGATCGGTGGTTGTACGTTTCATGTTCTTTAACCGTGAGGATATTGAATGGTTCAAACCGATACAATTAAGGACAAAATACGGACGTAGAGGCCATATAAAGGAACCACTTG GTACACACGGGCACATGAAGTGCGTCTTCAACGGTCAACTGAAGTCTCAAGATACAGTGCTGATGAATTTATACAAACGAGTTTTTCCGAAATGGACTTACGagcttataaataaataa
- the LOC139101516 gene encoding angio-associated migratory cell protein has protein sequence MMQDRNSPPSPPGVLDTELTTLDDIEEIIDLDDSIENTNDSSSDNESDSTAEVKDDAVCVFRGHESKYTVFCCSLSKDSKLAATGDENDMAYIWNANTGECIFNTGTSHNDSVIFAQFNYNDKYIATADMRGKINLWRISDKSCVWQTTLTSDITWVQWHHSTDVLIAGVVTGEVYMVKTRKNDFLKVFAQGTGDRSETGIILPDGKRAAIGYGSGTIYVLDLKSNTVLSTTPHDQTRLRGHASGVIAIDCHMDNNLLISISLQSQTILSTAHNGKVICILQDLNKNGANSNTNNNVEAAAFCKDPTFPAAATGTIINNTEGKLYIWDISKQILRHEIKHDGGITKLVWTKTAILLTAGLDGKIRCFDARAGQYLRSFSGHRSALYDLCLSSDEKKALSVSDDSTARIFDISLVH, from the exons ATG atgcAAGATAGAAATAGTCCTCCTTCTCCGCCCGGAGTACTAGATACTGAATTAACGACACTGGACGATATCGAAGAGATTATTGATTTGGACGATTCGATCGAGAATACGAACGATAGTTCGTCCGATAATGAGAGTGATTCGACGGCGGAGGTGAAGGACGATGCCGTGTGCGTTTTTCGCGGCCATGAATCCA AATACACTGTGTTTTGCTGCTCACTTAGTAAGGATAGTAAGCTAGCGGCAACGGGAGATGAAAATGACATGGCATATATCTGGAATGCCAATACCGGCGAGTGTATTTTTAACACTGGTACCAGTCACAATGACAGTGTTATATTTGCACAATTTAACTACAATGACAAGTACATAGCCACAGCTGACATGCGTGGCAAAATCAATTTATGGAGGATAAGCGATAAGAGCTGTGTTTGGCAAACTACTTTAACAAGTGATATTACT TGGGTACAGTGGCATCATTCTACTGACGTTTTAATAGCAGGTGTTGTGACAGGAGAGGTTTATATGGTAAAAACGCGAAAGAATGATTTCCTCAAAGTCTTTGCACAAGGCACTGGCGATAGATCGGAGACTGGAATAATTCTTCCAGATG GAAAACGCGCTGCAATAGGATATGGAAGCGGTACGATTTATGTATTAGATTTAAAATCTAATACTGTGTTGTCTACTACTCCTCACGACCAAACACGATTACGTGGACACGCAAGTGGTGTCATTGCTATCGATTGTCATATGGATAACAATTTGTTGATTTCGATATCGCTACAGAGCCAAACTATATTAAGTACAGCACATAACGGGAAG gtaattTGTATACTTCaggatttaaataaaaatggagcTAACAGTAACACCAATAATAACGTAGAGGCTGCGGCATTCTGCAAAGATCCTACGTTTCCTGCTGCAGCAACCGGTACAATCATTAACAATACAGAAGGAAAACTTTACATATGGGACATCTCTaaacaa ATTCTTAGACACGAGATAAAACACGACGGAGGTATCACAAAATTAGTTTGGACTAAGACAGCGATATTATTGACAGCAGGATTAGATGGTAAAATAAGATGCTTTGATGCAAGAGCAGGTCAATACCTTCGATCATTCTCAGGACACAGATCAGCCTTATATGATTTATGTTTATCCAG tgACGAGAAGAAAGCGCTCTCAGTTTCTGACGATAGCACTGCCAGAATTTTTGACATTTCGCTTGTACATTAA
- the LOC139101522 gene encoding thioredoxin-related transmembrane protein 2 homolog — MSFKKDLKLLVKPYYLINILLSISYILSKRFPIICNYIFAQDDCELDGRETEILFFLMIVIMIRTRKTGSVTMINYLTSSFVYTKVANLILWFYADVRMGILFALIFILCGLVLPEPTYQGPENIIYLRGANGLQEELQRDTRVVWLVAFYTAWNPACVTFAPIFSELSAKYALENFKFGKVDVGRYPDAAAKYHISDASTSKQLPTLILFKDEKEAERRPYSDNKGKLVKFLFSLDNVQAAFDLNHIYSDCKKNPLKKKEKKRLKVE, encoded by the exons ATGTCGTTCAAGAAGGATCTGAAGCTGCTCGTTAAACCGTACTATTTGATAAATATCCTTCTAAGCATTTCCTACATCCTGTCCAAGCGCTTTCCTATAATCTGTAACTACATTTTTGCTCAAGACGACTGCGAGCTCGACGGG agagaaacagagattCTATTCTTTCTTATGATCGTCATCATGATACGAACGAGAAAGACAGGCAGTGTCACCATGATAAACTATCTGACATCTAGTTTTGTATATACAAAAGTGGCCAATTTAATCCTGTGGTTCTATGCAGATGTACGGATGGGAATtctatttgcattaatttttatac TATGCGGATTAGTATTGCCAGAACCAACGTATCAAGGACCTGAAAATATCATCTATCTACGTGGAGCCAACGGGCTGCAGGAAGAGCTACAGCGTGACACTAGAGTGGTCTGGCTGGTGGCATTCTATACTGCTTGGAATCCCGCCTGCGTGACTTTCGCGCCGATATTCTCCGAACTTTCTGCCAA atacgCATTGGAAAATTTCAAATTCGGCAAAGTGGATGTCGGAAGATATCCGGATGCAGCGGCGAAATATCATATCAGCGACGCCAGTACAAGCAAACAACTACCAACATTAATACTCTTTAAAGATGAAAAAGAAGCGGAGCGTCGTCCCTATTCGGATAACAAGGGAAAGcttgttaaatttcttttctcactG gaCAATGTACAAGCTGCGTTCGATCTCAATCACATATATAGTGACTGTAAGAAAAATCCTCtcaagaagaaagagaagaaacggTTGAAGGTGGAATAA
- the LOC139101518 gene encoding N(4)-(Beta-N-acetylglucosaminyl)-L-asparaginase-like isoform X2 → MRAASFVGFSFLFEVCLLINAADKQNPGSSSNFPVIVITWNYKDATEKAWDVIYNQNRSALDAIEEGCSLCEEQQCRKTVGFGGSPDESGETTLDALIMDGSTMDVGGVGGLRNVKKAISVARKVLEHTKHSLLGGSLATNFAVNMGFKKESLQTEESKEMWSQWKANKCQPNFWKNVAPDPTTTCGPYSVTNVVEDYENTFVGSEDNHDTIGVLAIDLQGRIAAGTSTNGAKHKIPGRIGDSPIAGAGAYADQDVGAAAGTGDGDIMMRFLPSFLAVEEMRRGATPTAAAKTAIGRIAQHYPSFFGGVIALNRKGEYGAACNGMSEFPYYIANSALGSKQLAVQCSNYSSQ, encoded by the exons ATGAGGGCTGCCAGTTTTGTGGGATTCTCATTCCTCTTTGAAGTTTGCTTGCTGATTAATGCAGCTGACAAACAGAATCCTGGCAGTTCTAGTAACTTTCCTGTGATAGTAATTACCTGGAATTATAAAGATGCAACTGAAAAAG caTGGGATGTGATTTATAATCAGAACAGAAGTGCTTTGGATGCAATAGAGGAAGGTTGTTCCCTCTGTGAGGAACAGCAATGCAGAAAGACTGTGGGATTTGGTGGCAGTCCAGATGAATCTGGAGAAACTACACTGGATGCTCTTATTATGGAcgg aTCGACAATGGATGTAGGTGGAGTAGGAGGACTccgaaatgtaaaaaaagcgATTTCTGTTGCTCGCAAGGTGCTAGAGCACACAAAGCATTCGCTGCTGGGTGGGAGTTTAGCAACTAATTTCGCTGTGAATATGGGATTTAAAAAGGAGTCTCTGCAGACGGAGGAATCTAAAGAAATGTGGTCACAATGGAAAGCAAATAAATGCCAGCCCAACTTTTGgaag AACGTTGCACCGGATCCAACAACTACCTGTGGACCGTATAGCGTAACGAATGTCGTAGAAGACTACGAAAATACATTCGTAGGAAGCGAGGATAATCATGATACGATCGGTGTACTCGCAATAGATTTGCAAGGACGTATAGCAGCTGGGACATCCACAAATGGCGCCAAGCATAAAATACCCGGACGCATCGGGGATTCTCCTATTGCAGGAGCTGGCGCGTACGCCGATCAGGATGTCGGTGCAGCGGCCGGCACCGGTGACGGGGATATCATGATGCGATTTTTGCCGAG cTTTTTAGCTGTAGAAGAAATGCGACGTGGAGCAACGCCGACTGCAGCTGCTAAAACAGCAATCGGCAGAATTGCTCAGCATTATCCAAGTTTCTTCGGCGGGGTGATCGCGTTGAACAGAAAGGGAGAATACGGAGCGGCATGTAATGGAATGTCCGAATTTCCTTATTATATTGCAAATTCTGCTTTGGGTTCTAAGCAGCTTGCCGTTCAATGCAGTAATTATAGTTCACAATAG
- the Cdm gene encoding importin-13, translating into MDYATIIDDAVRQFYSAGNNEAHSWLLQVQASPEAWQFVWQLLDSSKSYEVQFFAATTLHAKISKQWNEVPEAEYQVLKERLLNSVRRPNIPLCILIKLCQSLAAFVANVYNAENREQDRSVIDELLDMLPYDSPSALELLLRVLSVLPIEYEKRQKAKIAKLQGASVNLSNSWCQTAWFLQRVFSMCNPDSQGNDGVLYSLGLECAQSWLKISQLCLETIGQIYPYLLVAAAHYAPNKDENHDDDENSKSWDIVQDCLIMIITHHDLHKWPQTFWEWAKSLVLMAKQCNRKYFCEILTSVGEAHSRALLIALAENSNEAHTWTAMGLIELLLECSELEGRYPTDETRSCIPFGFWFILQDDLATLDQPLENRALEALKPIYFRLAQALLRKSTLPTTPSERGDADERELFRCYRQDVADTLDYSYSVLGNDLLALLGQRLSLEDSPWTQIESTLHAFKALSESVGTQEYCYIPMLINLIIVHIPYHLYPEEVLTSACSTLGAYAEWIGEHPEPWLEKVLHLVTQGLTRGSTTAPFASMALKDLTRECGQYLAPYAPSILHTISQTLPNVEPGSGEGLRLMYAAGKLLNVLSSVEEQLLHLEATLGLCVIKIKELLEQPLFTARVGVANYLKMATMFFSTIEGTIGKAVLDGILPVFNQIITHPEWSQDNITLEAMHMCAQGSLPALRQPEIDARPLLPILSTSYKTWPHPAALNLLKQLVLLFGRDPDNIVSPVLAEMSSLTLNGVKVCRSVQGDLSEWSDLMEAYMGVLAQICRKNARLLLQIPDQIPDMLQCGIACLTLPETATAKAAGHFLSNAIVQSPHLQTFIQPIGQELVAAILHCIVGGTVPHNLEPHAEVLLALNKTCPEWTAQWLRAGLENQKNLAAVLQKDDVTRILRERNRTRLYNLLKEFSNQCPQRTDVRQ; encoded by the exons ATGGATTATGCAACGATCATCGACGACGCGGTCAGGCAATTTTACTCGGCGGGCAATAATGAGGCGCACTCATGGCTCCTACAGGTGCAAGCCTCCCCCGAGGCTTGGCAATTTGTCTGGCAACTCTTAGACTCTTCCAAG TCATATGAAGTGCAATTTTTTGCGGCAACAACTCTGCATGCAAAGATATCCAAGCAATGGAATGAAGTGCCTGAAGCAGAGTATCAAGTGTTAAAGGAACGTTTGCTCAATAGTGTGAGAAGGCCCAACATCCCCTTATGCATTCTTATAAAACTTTGTCAATCG TTAGCTGCATTTGTGGCCAATGTTTATAATGCAGAAAATAGGGAGCAGGATAGGAGTGTAATTGATGAATTGCTTGATATGTTACCTTATGATTCCCCATCTGCATTAGAACTATTACTTCGAGTACTTTCAGTGCTTCCTATTgag TATGAAAAGAGACAAAAAGCAAAGATTGCCAAACTGCAGGGAGCAAGTGTCAACTTAAGCAACAGTTGGTGCCAAACCGCTTGGTTTTTACAGCGGGTCTTTTCAATGTGTAATCCAGATTCTCAAGGCAACGATGGTGTATTATATTCTTTGGGACTGGAATGCGCTCAATCGTGGCTTAAGATTAGCCAGCTGTGTTTAGAAACCATTGGCCAGATTTATCCTTATTTATTAGTAGCTGCAGCTCATTATGCGCCTAATAA aGACGAGAATCACGACGATGACGAGAACAGTAAGAGTTGGGATATAGTACAAGATTGTTTAATCATGATCATAACGCATCACGATCTTCACAAGTGGCCGCAGACATTTTGGGAATGGGCTAAGAGTTTAGTATTGATGGCGAAACAgtgtaatagaaaatatttctgcgaGATATTAACCTCCGTCGGAGAGGCCCACAGCCGTGCGCTTCTGATTGCTCTAGCTGAGAATTCCAACGAAGCACATACGTGGACGGCCATGGGATTGATCGAGCTGTTATTGGAATGCTCGGAATTGGAGGGACGTTATCCTACCGATGAAACACGCAGCTGTATCCCGTTTGGATTCTGGTTCATATTACAGGATGATCTCGCCACGTTAGATCAACCATTGGAAAATCGAGCTCTAGAAGCGTTAAAACCGATTTATTTTCGTCTCGCTCAAGCATTACTGCGAAAATCAACGTTACCTACGACTCCGAGTGAGAGAGGAGACGCAGACGAGCGTGAACTTTTTAGATGCTACAGACAAGACGTGGCGGACACGTTAGACTACAGTTATAGCGTTCTCGGCAATGATCTACTGGCACTTCTCGGGCAAAGATTGAGTCTGGAGGACTCGCCGTGGACTCAAATAGAATCAACATTACACGCATTCAAAGCTCTATCCGAGAGCGTCGGTACTCAGGAGTATTGCTACATCCCTATGCTAATAAACTTGATTATTGTTCACATACCTTATCATCTTTATCCTGAAGAG GTATTAACGTCTGCTTGTTCAACGTTGGGCGCGTACGCCGAATGGATTGGAGAACATCCGGAACCGTGGTTGGAGAAAGTATTGCATCTCGTGACTCAGGGATTAACCAGAGGTTCCACTACAGCACCTTTCGCGAGTATGGCATTGAAAGATTTGACGAGAGAGTGTGGACAATATCTCGCTCCTTATGCGCCATCCATTCTTCATACTATCAGTCAAACATTACCAAACGTTGAGCCTGGAAGCGGGGAAGGTCTACGACTAATGTACGCGGCTGGAAAATTGCTTAATGTATTGTCCTCTGTAGAAGAGCAACTGTTGCATCTGGAGGCGACATTGGGATTATGCGTGATAAAGATAAAGGAGTTATTGGAACAGCCTTTATTTACGGCGCGAGTCGGTGtggcaaattatttaaaaatggcTACCATGTTCTTCAGCACGATCGAAGGTACGATCGGCAAGGCCGTGCTTGACGGCATTTTACCAGTGTTCAATCAGATCATCACACATCCCGAGTGGAGTCAGGATAATATCACACTAGAGGCGATGCACATGTGCGCGCAAGGATCCTTGCCAGCGTTACGGCAGCCGGAGATCGACGCACGACCCCTGCTACCAATTTTGTCGACCTCTTACAAAACTTGGCCGCATCCAGCTGCTCTAAATCTATTAAAGCAGCTGGTGCTCCTATTCGGCAGAGATCCAGACAATATTGTGAGTCCGGTGCTCGCGGAAATGAGCTCGTTAACTTTGAACGGTGTGAAGGTGTGTAGATCGGTTCAAGGCGATCTGTCCGAATGGTCAGATTTGATGGAAGCGTACATGGGCGTTCTTGCACAAATATGCAGAAAGAACGCCCGACTGTTATTGCAAATCCCAGATCAAATACCAGATATGTTGCAATGCG gGATCGCGTGTTTAACGCTCCCAGAAACGGCGACAGCAAAGGCAGCCGGGCATTTTCTCAGTAATGCAATTGTGCAAAGTCCGCACTTACAGACATTTATTCAACCTATCGGACAGGAACTTGTCGCCGCAATTTTGCATTGTATCG tAGGTGGAACAGTGCCTCACAATTTAGAACCTCACGCCGAAGTTCTTTTagcgttaaataaaacatgTCCAGAATGGACTGCGCAGTGGTTACGCGCTGGACTAGAAAATCAAAAGAATCTGGCCGCCGTATTACAGAAAGACGATGTCACTCGCATTTTACGCGAGAGAAACAGAACTCgactttacaatttattaaaagagtTTAGTAATCAGTGCCCGCAGAGAACAGATGTACGACAATAG
- the LOC139101518 gene encoding N(4)-(Beta-N-acetylglucosaminyl)-L-asparaginase-like isoform X1 encodes MQIEVTGRMRAASFVGFSFLFEVCLLINAADKQNPGSSSNFPVIVITWNYKDATEKAWDVIYNQNRSALDAIEEGCSLCEEQQCRKTVGFGGSPDESGETTLDALIMDGSTMDVGGVGGLRNVKKAISVARKVLEHTKHSLLGGSLATNFAVNMGFKKESLQTEESKEMWSQWKANKCQPNFWKNVAPDPTTTCGPYSVTNVVEDYENTFVGSEDNHDTIGVLAIDLQGRIAAGTSTNGAKHKIPGRIGDSPIAGAGAYADQDVGAAAGTGDGDIMMRFLPSFLAVEEMRRGATPTAAAKTAIGRIAQHYPSFFGGVIALNRKGEYGAACNGMSEFPYYIANSALGSKQLAVQCSNYSSQ; translated from the exons atgcagattg AAGTCACAGGCAGAATGAGGGCTGCCAGTTTTGTGGGATTCTCATTCCTCTTTGAAGTTTGCTTGCTGATTAATGCAGCTGACAAACAGAATCCTGGCAGTTCTAGTAACTTTCCTGTGATAGTAATTACCTGGAATTATAAAGATGCAACTGAAAAAG caTGGGATGTGATTTATAATCAGAACAGAAGTGCTTTGGATGCAATAGAGGAAGGTTGTTCCCTCTGTGAGGAACAGCAATGCAGAAAGACTGTGGGATTTGGTGGCAGTCCAGATGAATCTGGAGAAACTACACTGGATGCTCTTATTATGGAcgg aTCGACAATGGATGTAGGTGGAGTAGGAGGACTccgaaatgtaaaaaaagcgATTTCTGTTGCTCGCAAGGTGCTAGAGCACACAAAGCATTCGCTGCTGGGTGGGAGTTTAGCAACTAATTTCGCTGTGAATATGGGATTTAAAAAGGAGTCTCTGCAGACGGAGGAATCTAAAGAAATGTGGTCACAATGGAAAGCAAATAAATGCCAGCCCAACTTTTGgaag AACGTTGCACCGGATCCAACAACTACCTGTGGACCGTATAGCGTAACGAATGTCGTAGAAGACTACGAAAATACATTCGTAGGAAGCGAGGATAATCATGATACGATCGGTGTACTCGCAATAGATTTGCAAGGACGTATAGCAGCTGGGACATCCACAAATGGCGCCAAGCATAAAATACCCGGACGCATCGGGGATTCTCCTATTGCAGGAGCTGGCGCGTACGCCGATCAGGATGTCGGTGCAGCGGCCGGCACCGGTGACGGGGATATCATGATGCGATTTTTGCCGAG cTTTTTAGCTGTAGAAGAAATGCGACGTGGAGCAACGCCGACTGCAGCTGCTAAAACAGCAATCGGCAGAATTGCTCAGCATTATCCAAGTTTCTTCGGCGGGGTGATCGCGTTGAACAGAAAGGGAGAATACGGAGCGGCATGTAATGGAATGTCCGAATTTCCTTATTATATTGCAAATTCTGCTTTGGGTTCTAAGCAGCTTGCCGTTCAATGCAGTAATTATAGTTCACAATAG